The Panthera uncia isolate 11264 chromosome C1 unlocalized genomic scaffold, Puncia_PCG_1.0 HiC_scaffold_3, whole genome shotgun sequence genome includes a region encoding these proteins:
- the LOC125910950 gene encoding 40S ribosomal protein S27-like has product MSLVKYLLHPSPEDEKRKHKKKRLVWNHNPYFMDMKCKITTVFSQAHMVALCVGCSTVLCQPTGGKGRLREGWSFRWKQH; this is encoded by the coding sequence ATGTCACTTGTGAAGTACCTCCTCCACCCATCCCCAGAGGACGAGAAGAGGAAACACAAGAAGAAACGCCTGGTGTGGAACCACAACCCTTACTTCATGGACATGAAATGCAAAATCACCACCGTCTTTAGCCAGGCACACATGGTGGCTTTGTGTGTGGGCTGCTCCACTGTCCTTTGCCAGCCtacaggaggaaaaggaaggctgAGAGAAGGATGGTCCTTCAGATGGAAGCAGCACTAA